One genomic segment of Amycolatopsis sp. WQ 127309 includes these proteins:
- a CDS encoding AlpA family transcriptional regulator, whose protein sequence is MNDRLLSIEDLSSYLQVPVNTLYQWRKTGKGPAGFRVGKYVRYRPSDVDTWIDGQAAC, encoded by the coding sequence ATGAATGACCGTCTACTCAGCATTGAAGACCTGTCCTCATACCTCCAGGTTCCGGTGAACACGCTCTACCAGTGGCGCAAGACCGGCAAAGGCCCGGCCGGGTTCCGCGTCGGCAAGTACGTCCGCTATCGACCGTCCGACGTCGACACCTGGATCGACGGACAGGCGGCCTGCTGA